One Paraburkholderia aromaticivorans genomic region harbors:
- the sixA gene encoding phosphohistidine phosphatase SixA translates to MDLILWRHAEAEDIASTDLARALTTRGRKQAQNVAKWLRTRLPDDAVVLASPAVRTIQTAETLSDQYRVVRELAPNASADDVLNAAGWPKGIAQTVVIVGHQPTLGHVAARLLGNSDASWPLKKAGVWWIASRERDGDDQAVLRAAMSPDLV, encoded by the coding sequence ATGGATCTGATTCTCTGGCGTCACGCCGAAGCCGAAGACATCGCCAGCACCGACCTCGCGCGAGCGCTCACCACCCGAGGCCGCAAGCAGGCGCAAAACGTCGCCAAATGGCTGCGCACTCGCCTGCCCGACGACGCCGTGGTCCTCGCGAGCCCTGCCGTGCGCACCATCCAGACCGCCGAGACGCTGAGCGATCAATATCGCGTCGTGCGTGAACTCGCGCCCAACGCGAGCGCGGACGACGTGCTCAACGCCGCGGGCTGGCCGAAGGGCATCGCGCAGACGGTGGTGATCGTGGGCCATCAACCGACGCTCGGCCACGTCGCCGCGCGGCTGCTCGGCAATAGCGACGCGAGCTGGCCGCTGAAGAAAGCGGGCGTGTGGTGGATCGCAAGCCGTGAGCGCGACGGCGACGACCAGGCCGTGCTGCGCGCCGCCATGAGTCCCGATCTGGTCTGA
- a CDS encoding GNAT family N-acetyltransferase — MRELPTPTLPLASIFESRRLPRAEETVTAQHRLQVTWARTDEELREAQRLRYRVFADEMGARLTGPAGLDVDSFDSYCDHLLVRDLDTLKVVGTYRALPPHQAARIGRLYAESEFDVSRLTHLRAKMVEVGRSCVHPDYRSGSVIMSLWAGLAAYMKHNGYETMLGCASVAMVDGGHYAANLYCSLRDNALTAPEYRAFPHTPLPVDELQTGAEVAPPPLVKGYLRLGAKICGAPAWDPDFNTADFLTLFRLSDINARYARHFLGDALPR; from the coding sequence ATGCGAGAACTGCCGACGCCTACCCTGCCCCTCGCTTCGATCTTCGAGTCGCGCCGTCTGCCGCGCGCCGAGGAAACGGTCACCGCCCAGCATCGCCTGCAAGTCACGTGGGCGCGCACCGACGAAGAACTGCGCGAAGCCCAGCGTCTGCGCTACCGCGTGTTCGCCGACGAAATGGGCGCACGTCTGACGGGCCCCGCGGGTCTCGACGTCGATTCGTTCGACTCCTACTGCGATCACCTGCTGGTGCGCGATCTCGACACGTTGAAAGTGGTCGGCACGTATCGCGCGTTGCCGCCGCATCAGGCCGCGCGTATCGGCCGTCTGTATGCGGAAAGCGAATTCGACGTGTCGCGCCTGACGCACCTGCGCGCCAAGATGGTCGAAGTGGGCCGTTCGTGCGTGCATCCCGACTATCGCAGCGGCTCCGTGATCATGTCGCTGTGGGCGGGCCTTGCCGCTTACATGAAGCACAACGGCTACGAGACGATGCTCGGCTGCGCGAGTGTGGCGATGGTCGATGGTGGTCACTACGCGGCGAATCTGTATTGCTCGCTGCGCGACAACGCGCTGACCGCGCCGGAATATCGCGCGTTTCCGCACACGCCGCTGCCGGTCGATGAACTGCAAACGGGCGCCGAGGTGGCACCGCCGCCGCTGGTGAAGGGTTATCTGCGACTCGGCGCGAAGATTTGCGGCGCGCCGGCATGGGATCCCGATTTCAATACCGCGGACTTTCTGACGCTGTTCCGCTTGTCCGATATCAATGCACGTTACGCTCGCCATTTCCTTGGCGATGCGCTGCCGCGCTGA
- a CDS encoding Ppx/GppA phosphatase family protein: MASLNSAAGHKAPRAPDGHGAFPASNAAALARMESAHPMVNTPQLLAAVDLGSNSFRLIVGRVEETDAGSQIYQVDALREPVRLAAGLSRDKMLDRASQVRGWDALKRFGERLRDFHPDHVRAVATNTLRIAKNAGEFLGEAQAALGFPIEVIAGREEARLIYAGAAHSVPASPGKRLVVDIGGGSTEFIIGSHYTPIKMESLYIGCVSHSRAFFPAGNVDEYTMRQAELAAGREIQIISAEYKKTGWDQAIGSSGTARALAELVEANGFNDPGVTHGISRGGLERLKRALIKAENVNRLKLVALKGDRIPVLAGGLSIMIAVFDELGVDYVDTTDGALRLGVLYDLLGRSQHEDMRTVTAEGFMRRYGVDRAQAGRIGELAVRFYVQFAEPDEERRVENRMFLGWAAALHEIGLSISHSAYHKHSAYIASNADMPGFSRTDQARLAALVLGHAGKLGKLSQTREVEWPLLFCLRLAALLCRRRADVGLPGISVAQVNGGYEVRLPNEWVANNPLTDYSLIQEAAEWEKVGIPYRVVYTDD; encoded by the coding sequence ATGGCGTCTTTGAACAGCGCGGCCGGCCATAAGGCGCCCAGGGCACCCGATGGACACGGAGCGTTCCCCGCATCCAACGCCGCCGCGCTCGCGCGCATGGAGTCTGCTCACCCGATGGTCAATACTCCGCAACTCCTCGCTGCCGTCGATCTCGGCTCGAACAGCTTCCGGCTGATCGTGGGCCGGGTCGAGGAAACCGACGCGGGCAGCCAGATCTATCAGGTCGATGCCTTGCGCGAGCCGGTGCGTCTGGCCGCCGGACTGTCGCGCGACAAGATGCTCGACCGTGCTTCGCAGGTGCGCGGCTGGGACGCGCTCAAGCGTTTCGGCGAGCGTCTTCGCGACTTCCATCCCGATCACGTTCGCGCGGTCGCCACCAATACATTGCGCATCGCCAAGAACGCCGGCGAATTTCTCGGCGAGGCGCAAGCCGCGCTCGGTTTCCCGATCGAAGTGATTGCCGGGCGTGAAGAAGCGCGCCTGATCTACGCGGGCGCAGCACACTCCGTGCCCGCGAGTCCGGGCAAACGTCTCGTGGTCGACATCGGCGGCGGCTCGACGGAATTCATCATCGGCTCGCATTACACGCCCATCAAGATGGAGAGCCTGTATATCGGCTGCGTGAGCCATAGCCGGGCGTTTTTCCCCGCCGGCAACGTCGACGAATACACGATGCGTCAGGCCGAACTCGCCGCGGGCCGCGAAATCCAGATCATTTCCGCCGAGTACAAGAAAACCGGGTGGGATCAGGCGATCGGCTCATCGGGCACCGCGCGCGCCTTGGCCGAACTGGTCGAGGCGAACGGCTTCAACGATCCGGGCGTCACGCACGGCATCTCGCGTGGTGGCCTCGAACGGCTCAAGCGCGCGTTGATCAAGGCGGAGAACGTCAATCGGCTGAAGCTCGTCGCGTTGAAGGGCGATCGTATTCCGGTGCTGGCAGGCGGCCTGTCGATCATGATCGCGGTGTTCGACGAACTCGGTGTCGATTACGTCGATACGACGGACGGCGCGCTGCGCCTCGGCGTGCTATACGACCTGCTAGGCCGTTCGCAGCACGAAGACATGCGTACGGTCACGGCGGAAGGCTTCATGCGCCGCTATGGCGTGGATCGCGCGCAGGCGGGGCGCATCGGCGAACTCGCGGTGCGCTTCTACGTCCAGTTCGCGGAACCCGACGAAGAACGCCGCGTGGAAAACCGCATGTTTCTCGGCTGGGCGGCGGCGCTGCACGAAATCGGTCTGTCGATCTCGCACAGCGCATATCACAAGCATTCGGCCTATATCGCGAGCAACGCGGACATGCCGGGCTTTTCGCGCACCGATCAGGCACGGCTCGCCGCGCTCGTGCTCGGTCACGCGGGCAAGCTCGGCAAGCTGTCGCAAACGCGCGAAGTGGAGTGGCCGCTGCTGTTCTGTCTGCGGCTCGCGGCGCTGCTGTGCCGTCGGCGTGCGGATGTCGGCTTGCCGGGCATCTCGGTGGCGCAGGTCAACGGCGGTTACGAGGTGCGTTTGCCGAACGAGTGGGTGGCCAACAATCCGTTGACCGACTACAGCCTGATTCAGGAGGCCGCGGAGTGGGAGAAGGTCGGGATTCCGTATCGTGTGGTCTATACGGACGACTGA
- the ppk1 gene encoding polyphosphate kinase 1, with the protein MSIRYPLLNRELGILGFNERVLAQAADPAVPLLERLRFICITSSNLDEFFEVRMAGLQEQMRDNPGALSPDGMSLQHVYDLVVERAQKLVHRQYTMLHDTVLTALEAEGIYFHGTEAWNEAQTEWARNYFFDELLPVLTPIGLDPAHPFPRVLNKSLNFVVELEGKDAFGRQAMMGIVQAPRALPRLVRMPQELSGYPHGFVLLSSLLQRFVGELFPNLVVRSCNQFRITRNSELFVDEDEITNLRVALQGELPARHLGNAVRLEVSAETPTHVVRRLLDESGLSNKDCYYADGPVNLVRLMQLPEMVDRPDLKFVPHIPAIPQRVANSASMFDVIDQGDVLLHHPYESFQPVLELLLQAAKDPNVVAIKQTIYRTGTDSPLMDALMQAARNGKEVTVVVELLARFDEETNINWASQLEAVGAHVVYGVVGHKCHAKMMLIVRRVSVGGKTTLKRYVHLGTGNYHPRTARLYTDFGLMTADQKICEDVHHVFQQLTGIGGELKLHELWQSPFTLHPKLVEAIRAEAEHARAGKKARIVAKMNALLEPTVIAELYEAAQAGVKIDLIVRGVCSLQPGVAGLSENITVRSIVGRFLEHHRIFYFYDGGKEQVYLSSADWMDRNFFRRVEVAFPINNRRLKRRVIAEGLSAFLGDNQSAWLMQSDGHYRRRRPGKSSRNAQMSLLGKFCS; encoded by the coding sequence ATGTCCATCCGCTACCCCTTATTGAATCGCGAGCTGGGCATTCTGGGTTTCAACGAGCGTGTGTTGGCACAAGCTGCCGACCCAGCCGTCCCTTTGCTCGAACGTCTGCGTTTCATCTGCATCACCAGTAGCAATCTCGACGAATTCTTCGAAGTCCGCATGGCTGGACTGCAGGAACAGATGCGCGACAACCCCGGCGCACTGTCGCCGGACGGCATGTCGCTACAGCACGTGTACGACCTCGTGGTCGAACGCGCGCAGAAGCTCGTGCATCGTCAATACACCATGCTGCACGACACGGTGCTCACCGCGCTCGAAGCAGAAGGCATCTATTTTCACGGCACGGAAGCGTGGAACGAAGCGCAGACCGAATGGGCGCGCAACTACTTCTTCGACGAACTGTTGCCCGTGCTCACGCCGATCGGCCTCGATCCGGCGCATCCGTTTCCACGCGTGCTCAACAAGAGCCTGAACTTCGTCGTCGAGCTGGAAGGCAAGGACGCCTTCGGCCGTCAGGCGATGATGGGCATCGTGCAGGCGCCCCGCGCGCTGCCGCGGCTCGTGCGCATGCCGCAGGAACTGTCGGGCTATCCGCATGGCTTCGTGCTGCTGAGCTCGCTGTTGCAACGCTTTGTCGGCGAGCTGTTTCCTAACCTCGTGGTGCGCAGTTGCAATCAGTTTCGCATCACGCGCAATAGCGAACTGTTCGTCGACGAAGATGAAATCACCAATCTGCGTGTCGCGTTGCAGGGCGAATTGCCGGCGCGGCATCTGGGTAACGCGGTGCGGCTCGAAGTGTCGGCGGAAACGCCCACGCATGTCGTGCGGCGCCTGCTCGACGAAAGCGGCCTGTCCAACAAGGACTGCTATTACGCCGACGGACCCGTCAATCTGGTGCGGTTGATGCAATTGCCGGAGATGGTGGACCGCCCCGATCTGAAGTTCGTGCCGCACATTCCCGCGATTCCGCAGCGGGTTGCCAACAGCGCCAGCATGTTCGACGTGATCGATCAGGGCGACGTGCTGCTGCATCATCCGTACGAGAGCTTTCAGCCGGTGCTCGAACTGCTGCTGCAGGCGGCTAAAGACCCGAACGTGGTCGCGATCAAGCAGACCATCTATCGCACCGGCACCGATTCGCCGCTGATGGACGCGTTGATGCAAGCCGCGCGCAACGGCAAGGAAGTCACGGTCGTGGTCGAACTGCTCGCGCGCTTCGACGAAGAAACCAACATCAACTGGGCCTCGCAGCTCGAAGCGGTCGGCGCGCACGTGGTGTACGGCGTGGTGGGCCACAAGTGCCACGCGAAGATGATGTTGATCGTGCGGCGCGTGTCGGTGGGCGGCAAGACTACGCTCAAGCGCTATGTGCACCTCGGCACCGGCAACTATCATCCGCGCACGGCGCGTCTTTACACCGACTTCGGCCTGATGACCGCCGACCAGAAAATCTGCGAAGACGTGCATCACGTGTTCCAGCAACTGACCGGCATCGGCGGGGAACTGAAGCTGCACGAGTTGTGGCAATCGCCGTTCACGCTGCATCCGAAACTGGTCGAAGCGATTCGCGCCGAAGCCGAGCATGCGCGCGCCGGCAAGAAAGCACGCATCGTCGCGAAGATGAATGCGCTGCTCGAACCCACGGTGATCGCCGAGCTGTACGAAGCCGCGCAGGCCGGCGTGAAAATCGATCTGATCGTGCGTGGCGTGTGTTCGTTGCAGCCGGGTGTGGCGGGGCTGTCGGAGAACATCACGGTGCGCTCGATCGTCGGACGCTTTCTCGAACACCATCGCATTTTCTATTTCTACGACGGCGGCAAGGAGCAGGTCTATCTGTCGAGCGCCGACTGGATGGACCGCAACTTCTTCCGGCGTGTTGAAGTGGCGTTCCCGATCAACAACCGCCGTTTGAAGCGGCGTGTGATCGCTGAAGGTCTGTCGGCATTCCTCGGCGACAATCAATCCGCGTGGTTAATGCAAAGCGACGGCCATTATCGGCGCCGCCGGCCGGGCAAGTCCTCGCGCAACGCGCAGATGAGCCTGTTGGGGAAATTCTGTTCGTAA
- the phoR gene encoding phosphate regulon sensor histidine kinase PhoR: MNIIWARSIVSVVLLAVLCVVVGALVNVKAALVLAIVMLLAQSLFSTFHKQRLWRLLDAPVYGEVPSAPGIWGEIYYRLHKLAKRWHAQVRQVEQQHSRFIQAIQASPNGVAMLDDHDQIEWCNAISELHFGLDAKRDLRQHITHLVRQPDFVRYLNSHRYEEMLIMRGMGEKRQNVLSVQVFPYGENRKLVLSQDITELERTDAMRRDFVANVSHELKTPLTVLSGFLETMRELPLSEGERSRYLELMEQQASRMRHIVSDLLVLAKLEGDNKPPSDQMIDMRAVLRHLRDDAENLSSDHHKIVFDADEGLTVTGVETEILSAFGNLVTNAIRYTPDGGAIKVGWRAQGGNAVFSVTDSGLGIPSADIPRLTERFYRVDRSRSRDTGGTGLGLAIVKHVLQRHDAQLDVKSEEGRGSTFTVRFPAYRTARRQPAPA, translated from the coding sequence ATGAACATCATCTGGGCGCGCTCCATCGTGTCGGTCGTGCTGCTGGCTGTTCTGTGCGTGGTGGTCGGCGCACTCGTGAACGTCAAGGCAGCGCTCGTCCTCGCGATTGTCATGCTGCTCGCGCAGAGCCTTTTCAGCACCTTTCATAAACAGCGTCTGTGGCGTTTGCTCGACGCGCCGGTTTACGGCGAAGTGCCGAGCGCCCCCGGCATCTGGGGCGAAATCTACTACCGTCTGCACAAGCTCGCGAAGCGCTGGCACGCCCAGGTGCGCCAGGTCGAGCAGCAGCATTCGCGTTTCATTCAGGCGATCCAGGCCTCGCCGAACGGCGTGGCGATGCTCGACGATCACGATCAGATCGAGTGGTGCAACGCGATCTCCGAACTCCATTTCGGCCTCGATGCAAAACGCGATCTGCGTCAGCACATCACGCATCTGGTGCGTCAGCCGGACTTCGTTCGCTATCTGAATTCGCACCGCTACGAAGAAATGCTGATCATGCGCGGCATGGGCGAGAAACGGCAGAATGTGCTCTCGGTGCAGGTGTTTCCGTACGGCGAAAATCGCAAGCTGGTGCTCTCGCAAGACATCACCGAACTTGAGCGGACCGACGCGATGCGGCGCGACTTCGTCGCCAACGTCTCGCATGAACTGAAGACGCCGCTCACGGTGCTCTCAGGTTTTCTGGAAACTATGCGCGAGTTGCCGTTGAGCGAGGGCGAACGTTCGCGCTATCTGGAACTCATGGAGCAGCAGGCTTCGCGCATGCGCCATATCGTCAGCGATCTGCTGGTGCTCGCCAAACTCGAAGGCGACAATAAGCCGCCAAGCGATCAGATGATCGATATGCGCGCGGTGTTGCGGCATCTGCGCGACGACGCGGAAAACCTGTCGAGCGATCATCACAAGATCGTGTTCGATGCCGACGAAGGGCTCACCGTCACCGGCGTTGAAACGGAAATTCTCAGTGCGTTCGGCAATCTCGTCACGAACGCGATCCGCTACACGCCGGACGGCGGCGCGATCAAGGTGGGTTGGCGCGCGCAGGGCGGCAATGCGGTATTTTCCGTGACGGACAGCGGACTCGGCATTCCTTCTGCGGACATTCCGCGGCTGACGGAGCGTTTCTATCGCGTCGATCGTAGCCGTTCGCGCGACACCGGCGGCACCGGTCTTGGACTCGCGATTGTCAAGCATGTGCTGCAGCGGCACGATGCGCAGCTCGACGTGAAGAGCGAGGAGGGACGTGGCAGCACGTTCACCGTGCGCTTCCCGGCGTATCGCACGGCGCGTCGGCAGCCGGCGCCGGCTTGA
- the phoB gene encoding phosphate regulon transcriptional regulator PhoB: MPSSILVIEDEPAISELISVNLQHAGHCPIRAYNAEQAQNLISDVLPDLVLLDWMLPGKSGIAFARDLRNNERTKHIPIIMLTARGDEQDKVLGLEIGADDYVTKPFSPKELMARIKAVLRRRAPQLTEDVVAINGLKLDPATHRVAAHAEGSEIKLDLGPTEFRLLHFFMTHPERVHSRTQLLDQVWGDHVFVEERTVDVHIKRLRAALKPAGCDAMIETVRGSGYRLAKSA, encoded by the coding sequence ATGCCCAGCAGCATTCTCGTCATTGAAGATGAGCCCGCCATTTCCGAACTGATTTCGGTCAATCTTCAACACGCCGGACACTGCCCGATTCGCGCGTACAACGCGGAGCAGGCGCAGAATCTGATCAGCGACGTATTGCCCGACCTCGTCCTGCTCGACTGGATGTTGCCGGGTAAATCGGGCATCGCGTTCGCTCGCGATCTGCGCAACAACGAGCGCACGAAGCATATCCCGATCATCATGCTGACCGCGCGTGGCGACGAGCAGGACAAGGTGCTCGGCCTCGAAATCGGCGCCGACGACTACGTCACCAAGCCGTTCTCGCCGAAAGAACTGATGGCGCGCATCAAGGCGGTGTTGCGCCGCCGTGCGCCGCAGTTGACCGAGGACGTGGTCGCGATCAACGGTCTCAAGCTCGATCCGGCAACCCACCGCGTGGCAGCGCATGCCGAAGGCAGCGAGATCAAGCTGGATCTCGGTCCGACGGAATTCCGCCTGCTGCACTTCTTCATGACGCACCCGGAGCGCGTGCACAGCCGCACGCAACTGCTCGATCAGGTGTGGGGCGATCACGTGTTCGTCGAGGAGCGCACGGTGGACGTGCATATCAAGCGCCTGCGCGCGGCGCTCAAGCCGGCCGGGTGCGATGCTATGATTGAGACGGTACGCGGCAGCGGCTACCGGCTTGCGAAGAGCGCCTGA
- the phoU gene encoding phosphate signaling complex protein PhoU, which yields MSDKHLSSQFDADLNLVSSKVLEMGGLVESQIVNAMRALNEFDLDIAEQVIVAEDRLNKMEVEIDEECSNIIARRQPAARDLRLLIAISKTITNLERAGDEAEKIAKRTKRLMEDGASRTINIAEIKLSGEMAVSILRRALDAFARLDTVAAAQIVRDDKAIDEEFRAFVRKLISYMTEDPRSISVGLDFLFIAKAIERIGDHAKNIAEFIIYIVKGTDVRHKSRDALEREALS from the coding sequence ATGTCCGATAAACACCTGTCCAGCCAGTTCGACGCCGACCTGAATCTGGTTTCCTCCAAGGTGCTCGAAATGGGCGGCCTGGTCGAATCGCAGATCGTCAACGCCATGCGAGCGCTCAACGAATTCGATCTCGACATCGCCGAACAGGTGATCGTCGCGGAAGATCGTCTGAACAAGATGGAAGTGGAAATCGACGAAGAGTGCAGCAACATCATCGCGCGCCGTCAGCCGGCCGCGCGTGATCTGCGTCTGCTGATCGCGATTTCGAAGACCATCACGAATCTCGAGCGCGCCGGCGACGAAGCCGAAAAAATCGCCAAGCGCACCAAGCGTTTGATGGAAGACGGTGCCTCGCGCACCATCAATATCGCCGAAATCAAGTTGTCCGGCGAAATGGCGGTGTCGATTCTGCGCCGCGCGCTGGACGCGTTCGCGCGCCTCGATACGGTCGCCGCCGCGCAGATCGTGCGCGACGATAAAGCGATCGACGAAGAATTCCGCGCCTTCGTGCGCAAGCTGATTTCGTACATGACCGAAGATCCGCGTTCGATCTCGGTGGGCCTCGACTTCCTCTTTATCGCCAAGGCGATCGAGCGGATCGGCGACCACGCGAAGAACATCGCCGAATTCATCATTTACATCGTGAAGGGTACGGACGTGCGGCACAAGTCGCGTGACGCGCTCGAACGCGAAGCACTCAGTTAA
- the pstB gene encoding phosphate ABC transporter ATP-binding protein PstB: MNMAETQLNPIARPTAPAGFDPAQSGQSQAPSRPKIEINDLNFFYGKYHALKNINLQIPEGKVTAFIGPSGCGKSTLLRTLNKMYALYPEQRAEGEILMDGENLLTSKRDISLLRARIGMVFQKPTPFPMSIYDNIAFGVKMFETLPRSEMDDRVEWALTKAALWNEVKDKLGQSGYGLSGGQQQRLCIARGIAIRPEVLLLDEPCSALDPISTGRIEELIAELKSDYTVVIVTHNMQQAARCSDYTAYMYLGELIEFGDTEKIFIKPVRKETEDYITGRFG, from the coding sequence ATGAATATGGCAGAAACTCAACTCAATCCGATCGCGCGTCCCACTGCGCCCGCCGGTTTCGATCCCGCCCAGAGCGGCCAGTCGCAGGCGCCGTCGCGCCCGAAGATCGAGATCAACGATCTGAACTTCTTCTACGGCAAGTATCACGCGCTGAAGAACATCAACCTGCAGATTCCCGAAGGCAAGGTGACCGCGTTCATCGGCCCGTCGGGTTGCGGAAAGTCCACGCTGCTGCGTACGCTGAACAAGATGTACGCGCTCTATCCGGAGCAACGCGCCGAAGGTGAAATCCTGATGGACGGCGAAAACCTGTTGACCTCCAAGCGCGATATCTCGCTGCTGCGCGCGCGGATCGGCATGGTGTTCCAGAAGCCGACGCCGTTTCCGATGTCGATCTACGACAACATCGCGTTCGGCGTGAAGATGTTCGAAACGCTGCCGCGCTCGGAGATGGACGACCGCGTCGAATGGGCGCTGACCAAAGCCGCGCTGTGGAACGAAGTGAAGGACAAGCTCGGCCAGAGCGGCTACGGTTTGTCGGGCGGTCAGCAGCAGCGTCTGTGCATTGCGCGCGGCATTGCGATCCGTCCGGAAGTGCTCCTGCTCGACGAGCCGTGCTCGGCGTTGGACCCGATTTCGACGGGCCGTATCGAAGAGCTGATCGCCGAATTGAAGAGCGACTACACGGTGGTGATCGTCACGCACAACATGCAACAGGCGGCCCGCTGTTCGGACTACACTGCCTATATGTACCTCGGCGAGTTGATTGAATTCGGCGACACCGAAAAGATCTTCATCAAGCCGGTCCGCAAGGAAACCGAGGACTACATCACTGGCCGCTTCGGTTAA
- the pstA gene encoding phosphate ABC transporter permease PstA: MSQPTLNMPGSNDAVALEAMRVRLQGRRRMKNALALTMSLAAMAFGLLWLIWILYTTLRLGIGGLSIEMFTQSTPPPNTDGGGLANAIVGSLMLVGLATFVGTPIGILAGVYLAEYGQKGWLASLTRFINDILLSAPSIVVGLFVYALVVAKMGHFSGWAGVFALALLQIPIVIRTTENMLKLVPNALREAAFALGTPKWKMVLSITLKASIAGIVTGVLLGVARIAGETAPLLFTALSNQFFSMDMGQPVANLPVTIYKFAMSPFAQWQSLAWAGVFLITLAVLGLNILARTIFSNK; encoded by the coding sequence ATGAGCCAGCCCACTTTGAATATGCCGGGTTCGAACGACGCCGTCGCGCTCGAAGCGATGCGTGTGCGTCTGCAAGGCCGCCGCCGCATGAAGAACGCGCTCGCGCTGACCATGTCGCTCGCCGCGATGGCGTTCGGTCTGCTGTGGCTGATCTGGATTCTGTACACGACCTTGCGTCTGGGTATCGGCGGCCTGTCGATCGAGATGTTCACGCAATCGACGCCGCCGCCGAACACCGATGGCGGCGGTCTGGCCAACGCGATCGTCGGCAGTCTGATGCTAGTCGGACTCGCGACTTTTGTCGGCACGCCGATCGGTATTCTGGCCGGCGTCTATCTCGCCGAATACGGCCAGAAGGGCTGGCTCGCGAGCCTCACGCGTTTCATCAACGACATTCTGCTGTCAGCGCCTTCGATCGTGGTCGGCCTGTTCGTCTACGCGCTGGTCGTGGCGAAGATGGGCCACTTCAGCGGCTGGGCCGGCGTATTCGCGCTCGCCTTGCTGCAGATTCCGATCGTGATCCGCACCACGGAAAACATGCTGAAACTGGTGCCGAACGCACTGCGTGAAGCGGCTTTCGCACTCGGCACGCCGAAGTGGAAGATGGTGCTGTCGATCACGCTGAAGGCTTCCATCGCGGGTATCGTCACCGGCGTGTTGCTCGGCGTGGCGCGTATCGCAGGCGAAACCGCACCGCTGCTCTTCACGGCGCTGTCGAATCAGTTCTTCTCGATGGACATGGGCCAGCCGGTCGCGAACCTGCCGGTCACGATCTACAAGTTTGCGATGAGCCCGTTCGCGCAGTGGCAATCGCTCGCGTGGGCCGGCGTCTTCCTGATCACGCTCGCGGTGCTGGGACTGAACATCCTCGCGCGCACGATCTTCTCGAACAAGTAA
- the pstC gene encoding phosphate ABC transporter permease PstC yields the protein MSDIQLASGASRSTPPGSASQQKAPSRAGDVIFGGLARLAAIITLLLLGGIIVSLVVASMPSIKQFGLSFLWTADWDPPSKQFGALVPIYGTIATSIIALIIAVPVSFGIALFLTELAPAWLRRPLGIAIELLAAIPSIVYGMWGLLVFAPIFATYFEKPLGAVLGGIPVIGALFQGAPIGIGILCAGVILAIMIIPYIASVMRDVFEVTPVLLKESAYGIGCTTWEVMWKIVLPFTKSGVIGGVMLGLGRALGETMAVTFVIGNTNLLDNVSLFSPGNSITSALANEFAEADPGLHTSALMELGLILFVITFIVLAISKIMLLRLEKGEGAK from the coding sequence ATGTCCGATATCCAATTAGCGTCCGGCGCGAGCAGGTCGACCCCGCCCGGCAGCGCGTCGCAGCAGAAAGCGCCCAGCCGCGCCGGCGACGTGATCTTCGGCGGTCTCGCGCGGCTCGCCGCCATCATTACCCTGTTGCTGCTCGGCGGCATCATCGTGTCGCTGGTCGTCGCGTCCATGCCGTCGATCAAGCAATTCGGTCTCAGCTTCCTGTGGACCGCCGACTGGGATCCACCCAGCAAGCAATTCGGCGCCCTGGTGCCGATCTACGGCACGATCGCCACGTCGATCATTGCACTCATCATCGCGGTGCCCGTCAGCTTCGGCATCGCGCTTTTCCTGACGGAACTCGCGCCCGCGTGGCTGCGCCGTCCGCTCGGCATCGCGATCGAACTGCTCGCCGCGATTCCGTCGATCGTGTACGGCATGTGGGGTCTGCTGGTGTTCGCGCCGATCTTCGCGACGTACTTCGAAAAGCCGCTCGGCGCGGTGCTCGGCGGCATTCCGGTCATCGGGGCGCTGTTTCAGGGTGCGCCGATCGGCATCGGCATTCTGTGCGCCGGCGTCATACTTGCGATCATGATCATTCCGTACATCGCCTCGGTGATGCGCGACGTGTTCGAAGTCACGCCGGTTCTGCTGAAGGAGTCGGCATACGGCATCGGCTGCACGACGTGGGAAGTGATGTGGAAGATCGTGCTGCCCTTCACCAAGAGCGGCGTGATCGGCGGCGTGATGCTGGGTCTGGGCCGTGCGCTCGGCGAGACGATGGCTGTCACCTTCGTGATCGGCAACACCAATCTGCTGGATAACGTCTCGCTCTTTTCGCCGGGCAATAGCATTACGTCAGCGCTCGCCAACGAATTCGCCGAAGCGGATCCGGGCCTGCATACGTCGGCGCTGATGGAACTCGGTCTCATCCTGTTCGTGATTACTTTCATCGTGCTGGCGATCTCCAAGATCATGCTGCTTCGCCTCGAAAAAGGGGAGGGCGCGAAATGA